The nucleotide sequence GTGGTGCCGCCAATATCCGGTATGTGATCGATGAACTGAAGCAACGCACACCGGATCTCAATTTTGCGACGCTTACCCTGATCGGTCACTCCAACGGCGGTGATATGACCGCATTGTTCCCGCAACAATATCCGGGTGTTGTTGCAGCGATCATTACCCTCGATAACCGGAGGATGGCATTGCCACGTGCCCGCCACCCGCGCGTTTATACGCTCCGCTCCAGTGATCAGCCGGCGGATGAAGGGGTATTGCCTACTGCAGCAGAACAGCAGCAGTATGGCATCCGCGTTATAAAACTGCCGGATACCATACACAACGATATGGACAATAGCGGGAATACCCGGCAGCGGCAGGAGATCATCGCCTACCTGCTTGATTTCCTGACGCATTAAAAAAGATGGGTTTAGTGAACGGTCGTCAATGGATCTTCCGGCAGCGGTGCCGGTTTTACCTGATTCCTGTATTTCTCAATAGTTTCGGGAACGTAACCGGATATTCTGATGCGCGCATCAGCGCAATTGGATATCTTTAAGGGCATAACGCATCAAATGATGATACAGCGGAGGTTGGAGCCGGTTTTATGCAGGACTGCTGTGCATCTGTAAACCAGAAATGTATTGGTACCTTAAACAAACAAAATGAGTAAACGATTTTCACGCCGCGATTTTTTGAAACAAAGTTCTGTAGCCATGGCCGGTTATTCCATTGGCGCCGCCGCATTCACTCCGGGTCTGAATAAGGAAGTAGTACGGGTGGGCCTGATCGGTGTAGGACAGCGGGGCCTGGGCCTAGCCGGCACGTTGAAAAAGATAAAGACCGTGCAGCTGGTGGCCTGCTGCGATATCGATGAAGCCCATTTGCAGGCAGGAATGAAGCTGGCCGCAGCCGGCGCCCGGTCATACAAGGATTATAAAGCATTGCTGGCAGATAAGAATGTGGAAGCCGTTATCATCGCAACACCACTGTACCTGCATCATTCCATGGCCATGGATGCGATCAGTGCCAATAAACATACTTATGTGGAGAAAACGATGACCTATAATATCGGACAGGCATTGTCGCTGGCACGCGCCATGAAACAGCATCCCAAACTGGTGCTACAGGTTGGGCACCAGTACCGGTATTATGAAATGTATCCTAAGATAAAAAAACTGCTGGCGGAGGATATGATCGGGACCGTGACACATTTTGAATCGCAATACAACCGGAACAACAACTGGCGCCGGCCGGTGGATGGCGGTCGTACGGAGAAGACGGTAAACTGGCGGATGTATAAGGAATACTCCGGCGGGCTGCTTGCCGAACTGGCGGCCCACCAGATCGACCTGGTGAACTGGCTTGCTGGCGCACCACCGGAAAGTGTGGTGGCCATGGGGGGGATTAATTTCTGGAAAGATGGCCGCACTACCTATGATAATATTCATGCCGTATATGCTTATCCCGGAGGTGTCAGGTCCCTGGTTGGTTCGGTACTGAGCAACGAATTCGTAGGGTACCGGATGCGTATTTTTGGCTCTAAAGGCACATTTGAGCTGGGCCGGGATTATGCGATGTTCTATACCGAAAACCGCGTGAAGACCTATGCCACGGTGGATGGTGTAACGGGTGCTACAAAGGAAGCACTGGAACAGGGTAAAGGAATTTATGTATACAAGGATGAGAAAAAAACAGAGCCTACCTTTTTCGCGCTTAGCGGTTTTGCCGATTCCATCATAAACGGAACACCGGTGGCCAGCAGCGTGCTTACCGGAAAAGATGTAGCCATTGCAGTACATATGGGTAATGCGGCGGCGGAGACCGGTCAGGTGCAACGCTGGCAGCCGGATTACTCAGCAATATGATACCGTTCAAATGAACGATAAAGACACAATCAGCAAATGAAGGACCGTCCAAACGCCTGCGTCTTTTCTATGCTGGCCGGTGCTGTCACAACAAAGTGACGACCGGAAGATACCGGAAAGGGTGTTGTCCCGGACCTGATTTCCCTGCCATAACGACGGGATCCGTAGAAAGCCGTATCTTGTTCTCCGGAATCTCTAAATGATCTGGTATGAAACGGTTACTTGTTTTAATGATTTTGTGCGCTGCTTTTGAAACGCAGGCGCAGCAGGATTACGGTTGGGAAAAAGATATTGCCTATTACGCTGCATCTTCAGAACAGGACGCCTATCAGCAGCAGCAGTGCCGGCTGGATGTATATTATCCCAAAAATCAAAAGGATGCCACTACCGTCGTGTGGTTTCACGGAGGAGGATTAAAGGCCGGTAAAAAAGAGATACCGGCAGCACTGATGAACAAGGGTTATATCATCGTGGGCGTGGGATACCGGTTCTCTCCGAATGTGAAAGCGCCACAATATATCGAAGACGCCGCGGCGGCCGTGGCATGGGTCTTTGAGCACATTGCCCGTTATAATGGTACCCGGTCAAAGATCATTTTATCCGGGCATTCGGCCGGAGGCTACCTGGACCTGATGCTGACACTGGATAAAAAATACCTGAAACGCCATCAAATTGATGCCGACAGTTTGCTGGGAGCGGTCCCGTTCAGTGCGCAATGCATTACCCATTTTACAGTGAGAGAGGAGCGGGGCATGGCGCCGCTGCAACCGGTGATCGATACGCTGGCACCCCTGTATCATGTCCGGAAAGCAATACCTTCCATTTTGCTTATTACCGGCGACCGGGAAAAAGAATTGTATGGCCGCTATGAAGAAAATGCATACCTGCAACGCATGCTGAAACTGGCCGGTAATAAGCAGGTACCACTTTATGAACTGCAGGGTTTTGATCATGGCGGCATGGCCGAGCCGGCATTTCCGCTCCTGCTAAGGGAAGCAAAAAGACTTTCCGGCCTGTAGCGGGAAAATGTTGTACCTTGTGTAGAATTAAGCTGGTATGCACACCCTCTATACCATAGGCCATTCCACTCATAGCATGGAGGATTTTATCGGGATGTTAGCATCCTTCAGCATCCGTATGCTGGCAGATATCCGGCGTTTTCCCGGCTCAAGGAAATTTCCCCGTTTCGGCAGCGAAGTGCTGGCCACAGCACTAAAAGACAAAGGCATCGGGTATGTGCACCTGGAGGAGCTGGGTGGCAGAAGGGCGGTGCAGCCGCATTCCAGGAACGACCGCTGGCGCAATGCGGCATTCCGCGGTTATGCTGATTATATGGAAACCCCGAGCTTTGAAAAGGGAATCGAAAAACTCGAGGCGCTTGCTGTAAAGCAACCTACGGCCTGTATGTGTTCGGAAGCCGTATGGTGGCGCTGTCACCGTTCGATGGTATCCGATTACCTCAAGGCAAAGGGCTGGGAGGTATTGCATATCATGGCACCCGGAAAAGCAACGGAGCATCCCTATACCCAACCGGCAAGAGTGGAGGGGGATAAGGTGGTTTATTTCGATGCCGGTTTATTTGATCGGTAAAATAAAAAAAATGGCGACACTATTTAAGGTGGGTGATACCGTAAGCTGGAACTCTGAAGCCGGAAGGGTTTCAGGCACTATCATAAAGGTGCACAAAAAAGATTTCGACTATAAAGGGTATACCCATCATGCCTCGGAAACCGATCCGCAGTATGAGATAAAGAGTGATAAAACGGATCATATCGCCGCCCATAAAGGCAGTGCGCTTACAAAACTGGGTACCGGTAAAAAATAACAGGAATCTATTTACCCGACCCGATACCACGCTCAATACATGAAACGCACTTCAAAGGCCGCTGTTAACATAACAACCCTCTAAACCGTTTGGAAAACACTTTTTTTATTTAGCTGCCGCCCGTTAAAGTACGGATACGGCTCCTTTATAACGGCCCACTTTTGGAGCGTGTCAATCTTCCCCCATTTTAATCCGTTTTATAGCCTTTCCACCCCCATAGCAGTCAGTGCTAAAAATTTATTTTTCAAACATTTTGATAAAAAATTTGAAAAATAGAAAAATAAATCTAGCTTTGGAAGAGCCATTGAATCATCATATGACCAAGAAAGAAGCATTAAGACAAAAGATCGGAGCGGCGGCCATACAGTGTTTTACAAAGTACGGACTTGAAAAGACCACACTGGATGATATCGCAAAAGTGATCGGTCTGAATAAGGCCTCGCTTTATTATTATTATAAAAACAAAGAGGATCTCTTTGTGGAGACCGCTATTGCAGAAGGTAAAAAATACATCGGCACCCTGCAGCAGAAAACAGCACAGAAGAAAGGGGTGGAGGCCAAGATCTGGTTTTACCTGGATTCCCGGTTTAAATATTATATCAATGTACTGAATGTGGGCAAGATCTCTCCCGGCACACTCAATAAAGTATTACCGCGATTTTTTGAACTGTATGAGGATTTCAGGAAACAGGAGCAGGCCTTTCTGGCGGAAATATTAAAAGAAGCCATGCACGAAGGTGTTGTCGAAAAGGGTAATGCATCAAAGATCGCTTCCCTGCTGATCGATATCAGCGATGCTTTAAAACACAGTGTGGAACAACGTTCCATCTTAAAAGGAAGTACCGAAGTGGATTATACCCATAGTTTGCAGGACATGAAATTCCTGGTATCCCTTATTTTTCACAAACCCAAGGCCGGCTGATGGAAACAACAACGTCATCGGTAATAAGCCCCGTAAGCGATCTGCGCCGTTTCTTTGAAAGCGGAGCCACACTTTCTTACAGCTTCCGGCTCCGGCAACTGGTGGCGTTCCGCACAGCGCTTGAAGCGCATGAAGAAGATATTTACAATGCCCTGTACCATGATCTCCGGAAAAGCAAAACGGAAGCCTTCCTCACGGAATTCGGACTGCTGTTGTCTGAAACAAAAACAGCGATTAAGAGACTGCGCTCCTGGATGCGTCCGGAGCGGGTAATAACCAACCTGCTTAATATCCCTTCTGCCAGTCGCCTCCACCCACATCCTAAAGGAGTGGTACTGATCATCGGTGCCTGGAACTATCCGCTGCTGCTGGGCCTGGTGCCGGTGGTTGGTGCTATTGCCGGCGGCAATTGTGTTGTCATCAAACCTTCGGAGCACGCGGCCGCTACTGCAGCAGTGATTGGCAGCATCTTTAAAAATAGCTTTCCTGAAAATTACATCCGCGTGGTGCAGGGGGAGGGGGCTGGGGTGGTGCCGGATTTGATGAATGCCATTCGTTTTGATCATGTCTTTTACACCGGCAGTGGTACCGTCGGGCGGTCGGTATATGAACTTGCTGCTCAAAAGCTGGTGCCCGTAACACTGGAACTGGGCGGCAAGAGCCCGGCAATTGTTGAAAAGGACGCCGCCCTTGCGGTAAGCGCTCGGAGGATCATCTTTGGTAAATTCATCAATGCGGGTCAGACCTGTGTGGCCCCGGATTACCTGCTGGTGCATGCAGACATTCACGACCGTTTCCTGGAAGTATTGAAAGAAAGTATTACTGCTTTCTTTGGGACGGAGGTACAAAGCAGCCCGGACTATGGCCGCATCATCAACCGCCGGCGCTTTGATGCACTGATCACCCTGCTTGAAAACAGTGCGGGCCGCGTGGTTACCGGGGGCACTTATGATGCCGCAGACCGGTTCATCGCCCCTACGATTTTAAAGGACATTACGGCTACCGATGCGCTGATGCAGGAGGAGCTCTTTGGGCCGTTGCTGCCGGTGCTTTCCTTTCGTACCAGGGAAGAAGCTGCTGCGATTGTGGAGCAGCATAAAAACCCGCTGGCCTTCTACCTGTTCACTACCAGTAAGAGAACAGAACGGGAATGGCTGGATCGTACGGCATTCGGTAACGGGTGCGTCAACAACACCATACAACACCTGGCTAATGCACATCTTCCCTTTGGCGGGGTAGGACAAAGCGGTATTGGTGCCTACCGCGGTATCCACAGCTTTAAGCTGTTTACACATGCCCGCGCCGTTATGAAGACACCGGTATGGTTTGATCCCCCGGTGAAATATCCGCCGTACGGGGATAAGCTAAAATGGCTGAAACGCATCTTTTAAAAATTAACGATTGAACCTTTTCTGACCACTGCTAAAAAACGAGTATGAAATGAGGTATAAAATTTTTTGAGCAAGATCTCGCCCGGGGCGATAAAATTTTATAGGTCATTCCATCCGGCAACTAAAAACTTAAAAAACAGACAGATGAAAAAAAGATTGCTTGCATTGCTTATTTTATTAGGGGCCGCTCCGGCGGCCGTAAACGCACAGCGCCAGACGGTCAGCGGTGTGGTCACCAATGCCGAAACAAAACAGCCACTGCCCGCCATTTCCGTATCCGTAAAAGGGGCAGGGTCCGGTACGTATACGGATGACCGGGGCAGATTTCATTTAACTGCTAAAATGAATTTTCCGCTGACGCTTGTTTTTTCTTCCACGGGCTATGAAACAAAGGAACAAACGGTTGGTGCGCCCGGTGCGCTGGAAGTGGCGTTAAATCCGGTATCCACGCTGGGGGAGGAAGTGGTGGTCAATGCCAGTCGCATGGTACAGCGTAAACTTACGGCCCCGGTTACCATCGAACAACTCAGCCGGCGCGACATACAGCAATCGCCGCAGCTCAATTATATCGATGCCTTGCAGGGATTACGCGGAGTGGATGTAACCGTGTCTAGTATGGGTTTTACCAGCATTACCACCCGGGGTTTCAATACCAGCGGCAATACCAATTTTACACAGATCGTAGACGGAATGGACAACCAGGCGCCGGGGCTCAACTTCCCCCTGGGGTCGGTGATCAGTCCCACGCAGCTGGACGTGGATAATATTGAATTGCTCACCGGCGCTTCATCGGCGTTGTATGGCTCACGCGGACTGAATGGTACCATGATCACCACCAGCAAGAACCCTTTTAAAGACCAGGGCTTTAGTTTTCTCATCACACAGGGCGTCAATCATATCAACGGGAAAAAATACGGCGACCCGGTAAAGGCTTCACCGTATTACGACTGGAGCATGCGCTGGGCGCAGAAACTGGGAGAACGCTTTGCCTATAAGCTGAATGTACAATACACCCAGGGCAATGATTGGGTAGCCACCGATTCCACCAATAAGAACGGACCGGGGTCGCGCTATACCGATCCGAATTATAACGGCGTGAATTATTACGGTGGGGCAACCTCCGTGGACCTGGTGCCGTTTATGCAGGGCGCGCTGGCCGCAGATCCTTCACTGGCGCCGCTGATAGAACCCTTTCTGGCAGAACATCCTTCGTACTATGTGGCCCGTACCGGTTACCCTGAATATGGCTATCTGAATAACAAAGCCTATATGTTCAAAAGCAATGCGGAGCTGCGGTACAAACTAACCCCCGGCATGGAGCTGATCGGATCCGGTACTTTCGGCACCGGGAATATCGTATATACCAATGATACCCGGTACCAGATCCGCGGGTTTAAGGTAGGGCAGTACCGGTTGGAACTGCGGGCCAACAACTGGTTTGTAAGGACATATACCACTATGGAAAATTCCGGTCGCACCTTACTGGCAGGCCCTACGGCGCAGTATCTCAATGAGGCCTGGAAGCCCAGCTACAATGAAAGTACCGGTGACGGCTGGTACCCGCAGTATACCATGGCGTTGCTTACCGCACTGGCCGGAGGATCCAGCCTGGAAGCGGCCAATTTAACGGCAAGAGGCTTTGCGGATCAGGGTATGCCCTTGCAAGGCAGTGTGTATTTCAACCGCTTAAAAGACAGTATTGCCAACCGGCCGATCTCTGAGGGTGGGACCCTGTTCCTGGACCGTTCCAAATTGTATAACGCAGAAGCGCAGTATAATTTTTCCGACATGGTCAAATTCATGAACCTGATCGCAGGTGTCAACTACCGCCTGTACCGGTTGAACAGTAAGAATACCCTGTTCCCGGACAATGACAAGCCCATCAATGTAAACGAATGGAGCGCTTACCTCCAGGCCTCCAAAAAAGTGATCCGGGAGAAGCTCAACCTCAGCGCTTCCTTCCGCTGGGATAAGAATTCATTGTTCACGGATCCAAAGATCACTTCCCGTCTGTCTTCTGTATTTGAAGCCGATCACAATAACTACATCCGCTTTTCCTACCAGAATGCCTATAGTTATCCCAGCAATATACAGGCTTTGCAAAATACATTGAACGGGTACAACAGCTATTCTTCAGGTGGCTCCAGTTACCTGCTGAACGGCGTGTATCATTTTGACCAGTACCCACCTTATACATTGGAAAGCGTGCGGCAGTACCAGAACAGCAATGATCCATCGGTATTAAAAAAGTTTTCCTATGAGGGGATTAAACCGCAATCGGTAAATGCCTTTGAACTGGGTTATGCCACGGTGATCAATAAATTTATTTTAATTGATGTGCTCGGCTATTATGCCACCTGGAAGAATTTTATCGGCTATGCCAATGTGGCTAACACACCGGGCACGGATGACGTTACCGCATTTAAGGATCAGAATAAGTATACGGTTTATAACATCGCCTTTAACGGGGCAAAGGGCGTGGAAACCTATGGTTATGCCGCCAGCATCAGTATCGACTTCCTGCGTAGCTTCCGTTTTAAAGCCAACTATTTCTCCGACCATATCAATAATAAGAACAATACGCAGGTCAATAATTTTAATGCGCCTAATTATCATATTAACTTTGATCTGGGCAATTCCGGGTTCGGGTATAACAAGGTATGGTCGTTCAACACCACATTGCGTTACAAACCGGGTTATTTTTATGTGGTGAACGGCGGCGGGGGTGAAGGTACCGTTCCTTCATCGGCCGTTATTGATGCCCAGATCAGCTATAAGCTATTGAAGGCGCACTCCGGCATCCGGTTAGGCGGCACGAATATTACTAATAAATACTATTCCACGGGTATTGCCAATCCCATGATCGGTGCTACCTATTATGTATCCTTTGCATACAATATTTTTTAACCATGAATACTGAAACAATGAGCTACAAACAATCTTTCTTAATCCTCCTGGAATTGGGGCTGCTGCTCTTTACTTCCTGTCAGACAGGTACCGGTGAAAAGTCAGTATACAAAAATGCCCTCAGTTTTGGCCCGGGTGATGAGGCGAAGATCGTCGAAACTTTTTTAATGGTCAAAGACAGCACGGATGTACTGCTAAAGGCAGGGGTGTATCATTTCGACAATCTCAGCCTGGCCAATGTAAAGCACATCCGCATCCGGGGTGAAGGACCGGAAAAGACCATCCTGGATTTTTCTTCCCAGAAAACAGGAGGGGAGGGCATCCGGGTTACGGCCCTTACCGGGTTTACCATTGATAACATGACCATACGCGATTCAAAAGGCGATCTTATCAAGATCAATAAGAGCCGGGACGTGGTCGTGACCAATCTGCATGCCGTTTGGAAAACGGCCGATTCTACCAGCGGCGGCTATGCCATTTATCCTGTGCTCTGTAAAAATGTGCTGGTAGAGAACTGTTATGTGGAAGGTTCTTCCGATGCGGGGATCTATGTAGGACAGTCGGACTCCGCCATCATCCGCAAGAACAAAGGAGCGAAGAATGTAGCCGGTTGCGAAGTGGAGAATACCACCCATGCAGAAGTGTACGACAATGAGTTTTATAACAATACTGCCGGCTTCCTGGTGTTTGACCTGCCCGGGCTTTCGCAGCGGGGCGGTAAAGTGAAGGCCTATAACAATTATATCCATGATAATAATTTCAGGAACTTTGCCAAGGCAGGCAGCTTCGGCACCGCATGGGGGGTAGGCAATGCGCCTCCGGGCAGCGGCATCATCATCCTGGCCACTTCGGATGTGGAGCTGTACAACAACCGCATCATCAACAACAATACGTCCGGTATCATCCTGGCATCCGGCTTTGCGGTGGACGACAGCGCGGTGAACCGGATCAGTGACCAGTATTTCCCCATTTCCTCCCATATAAAAATTCATGGAAATACATTTGAAATGGCTCCTGATTTTCCGGTTCCGGTACATGAGCACCGTATGGGACCCATGTTTGTAGCGGTGGAGCAGGCACTGCGGAAGGCCGATCCGAAAATAAAACGCATCCCGTTCATCTTTTACGACGGAGTGTCGTCGAATGTACTAAAGAATGGTACAGCCGTCAATCCGGATTCATTGTGTATCCGGCAAAGCGGGGACAATGTGTTTGTGAACGGTGATTTTCTGAACATGGCCAACCCGGCCAGCTGGAAGCCGAATACGGATGTGGCACCTTTTGTTTGCAAATAGTAGTACGGGCGTTGAAGTGTGCGACGCAACAGGCTCCCATAGTAGTACTGTTGCCGGGCCCATAAAAAGATCAAGAAATGAAAAAGGTTTATCGGGTAAGTGCTTTTATCACGCTGTTGCTGGCAGCTGCAGCGGTTCTGCAGCAGGGCTGTAAGAATAAACAGGGGAGTAAGGAGCTCCCTGTGCAAACCGGGTTTGTGTTCCGGGAAAAACTGTCGGACTACGGGTTCTTTGCCGGGGAACTGAAGACGCTGCAACCCGCCGCCGGTGTTACCCATTATGAGATCATCACCCCCTTGTTCAGTGATTATACGGTTAAGGACCGGTTCATCGTACTGCCAAAAGGCAAGCCGTTGAAGTATACGGCCAACGGTGTGCTCGATTTTCCGGACGCCTCTATCATCATCAAAAACTTTGCGTATAAAAATAAAGCCGGCCGGAAGGTCATGATCGAGACCCGGTTGCTGGTAAAGGATCCGGCGGACGCGCAATGGAAGGTGATGGACTATTTATGGAACCAGGAGCAGACGGAAGCAGTGAAGCATATTACCGGCGCTGCACTGCCCATCGCTTTTATTGATGATGCCGGTAATGAGATCCGCACCACCTACCTGGTGCCCAACCTGAATGACTGCAAGCGCTGTCATAATAATAACAATGAGCTGCAACCGATCGGACCCAAAGCACGTAACCTTAACTTTATTGTAAAAGGACAAAAAGAGAACCAGCTGGCACATTGGGCCGCACAGGGGATGTTGACGGGAATGCCTGTGGCGGACAGTATCGGACAACTGCCGGATTGGACGGATGCCCAGCGTTATACCTTGGATCAGCGGGCGCGGGCTTACCTGGAGATGAACTGTGCGCATTGCCACCGTGCTACCGGCGATGCTTCCAATACCGGGTTGTTCCTCGATTATGATGAAAAAGATCCTTACCATGTCGGCGTCATGAAGGAACCCGTATCAGCAGGAGGTGGGGCCGGCGGCCTGAATTATGATATTGTTCCCAGTGATCCGGCGCATTCCATATTTGTATACCGGATGAACAGTGCAGAGCCGAATATCGCCATGCCGGAGCTGGGCCGTTCCGTGATCCACAAAGAAGGCGTGGCGCTTATTACAGAATGGATCAAAAAAATGAAATAGTGTGTCTGATCAGGCCGGCTGACAGGTGTTCACCACCTTTCCTTTTCCATAGTAAGTGGCTTTAAACCCTTTGTGTTTCTTTGTGGTTCTGTGTTTTTGTGGCGAATGAACACAGAACCACAAAGTCTCGAAGGCTCAAAGGAACACAAAGGTTTTTTTATTGTTGCTTTGAGAACCCCTTGCTTCAGTGACGCTGCGGCAAACGGGGTAAGGCTGCTCAGGGATTGTGCAGATTTGCACGAGAGGTCTTGGCACCGGTACTTCATATACCAGTCTGTGATCAGCCGTGTTATCTGTGAGAGCAGGCCTTGTGGCTTTGTATATTCTTTGCGGCGGACGAACGCGGAACCACGAAGTCTCGAAGGCTCAAAGGAACACGAAGGTTTTTTATAAGCTTTGTGCAGGTTTGTGTCTTTACGCTCATGCCGCCAGCGAACCCGAAGTCACGAAAGCCACGGGAAACAAGAAGCTCTTTATTCTCTTTGTGCGGCTTTGTGTCTTTCTGTCTTTGTGGCAGAAGGATAACAAAAAATGTTTATCTTCCGTCACTAAACCTCAACCACATGAAATTAAAAATAATGATTGCCCTGGGCGGTGTTTTGGTAATGTCCTGTACCCAGCAACAGCAGGAAGAAAAAATTGCGAAACCCAAACTATCATTGGCCGGTACCTGGAAGCTTTTAACCGGAACACTTATTGAAAACGGCGACACCACGATTACCGACTATACGAAAGACCGGTCCTTTATCAAGATCATTAACGACAGCCATTTTGCATTTTTGCATCACGGTCTGAACAGCTGGAAGGACTCCGCTGTTTTTTCTGCAGGGGGCGGCACTTATATATTGAAAGATAGTACCTATACAGAACACCTCGAATATTGCAATGCCCGTAACTGGGAAGGCAATGATTTTAGTTTTACGATATCTGTTAGAAACGATACGCTGATACAGCAGGGGGTTGAAAAAATTGAAGGCAGCAATGTTAGTCGCTACAATATTGAAAGATACGTGCGCGAAAGATAAGAGATATTGCTTTTATTTCTTTTAAACAGCTGTCGAAGCCCGGAAGCGATGGGTTTGCCGTCGATAATGGCGGATCAATATCAGGAACATTACTATATCAAATGCCGCATAAGCATATTGAGAGCGGGAGACGCCCACACCAAAAGGGAACCAAATACCCTGAATGTGAAGCGCTGATAATTCCTGTGCAAACAAGCCGGTTGAAATCAGCAGTGTGGCCAATAAAACAAGCCATTTATCTTCTGTGTGCTGCCGGATACCGCGGTAGATTATATACAGCATCAATAAAAGAAATAACAGGCGGATGATGTTAGAAAGTGTATTAAAAATAGAATGAGAAATTGATTCGGCCATCCAGGGCAGCCCCAGCAGCTGCGAGCACATATAAAGGAGCATCAGCACGGCAATGATCCGCGGAATCCAAACAGATTCTTCCAGTTTGTGCCAGTTCCACCAGGCCATCAGCCAGCTGCCCAGCGTCAATGGTATCAGGATCACCGGGGTAATAATGTCAAACGTATGAGCGCTTTCTACCTGGAACCAGTAGAAAACCGCCTGGTTGGCGCGCACCAGCGCCAGTAAGATCAACGCAAATACAAACCACTGATACTGTTTCCCAGGCTTATAAAAAATGGAGATCAGCAGCGCCAATAACAGGAATATAGCAGGCAAGATCACTTCCGCTATATAGCCTTTGATGATCTGATCCCATTGGAATTGGTAGATGGCGGCAACGCTGCTTTTTTCACCCAGTACCGGAGCAATATGAATGCCGCCGGCGTCCGGAAGCTGGCTTAAGGTAGCCTTGCTCATCCAGACTCTGAAAGCGATCGTCACCGATTTTTTGTTCCGGATACTGTCCGGCAACAAAAACAGCCGGGGTTGTACACTGTATGCCACAGGCTCCGGTTTTGAAAAATCGCCGGCATTACCAAGCAATGCTCCGTTAAGGAACAATTGATAGGCATCATCAACAGCAGGGGGGCAGGCTATGGCCAGCTGAGCTCCCTTTACCATATCTAATGAAATTTTTATGCGGTACCAGGCAAATCCGGAATAGTTGCCGTGCCCTTTAGTGGTCCATCCCGGTACATAGCCCGAGAATCCTACATCGCCGTCATGCGCACCCGGCGGCGCAGAAAGATCCACAAGCGCCCAATCTGCGTCATCAAGATCCGGGTCGCTCCACTGGGGATGATCACCGGTTTTAAATTTCCATGGTCCGTTACAGGTAACGGTGGAAGGATCATCATCAGATACGGCCGCGTTGGCGCCCGGAACGAAAAAGAGCGCCGCAGCCAATGGCAGCAGCAAAACAAGCTGTATTTTCATTTTGTGTTTCAT is from Niabella beijingensis and encodes:
- a CDS encoding alpha/beta hydrolase yields the protein MKRLLVLMILCAAFETQAQQDYGWEKDIAYYAASSEQDAYQQQQCRLDVYYPKNQKDATTVVWFHGGGLKAGKKEIPAALMNKGYIIVGVGYRFSPNVKAPQYIEDAAAAVAWVFEHIARYNGTRSKIILSGHSAGGYLDLMLTLDKKYLKRHQIDADSLLGAVPFSAQCITHFTVREERGMAPLQPVIDTLAPLYHVRKAIPSILLITGDREKELYGRYEENAYLQRMLKLAGNKQVPLYELQGFDHGGMAEPAFPLLLREAKRLSGL
- a CDS encoding alpha/beta hydrolase family protein — protein: MKQLLRLSLLLTIVLGFYSACHNSKVTGHPGFIRDTATWYDAGRNRIIPVAIYRPAAKGTAGLTPVILSHGYGANKGGDYLEYSYLTEALAEKGYYVLSIQHELPTDSLIPMTGIPQVVRRPFWERGAANIRYVIDELKQRTPDLNFATLTLIGHSNGGDMTALFPQQYPGVVAAIITLDNRRMALPRARHPRVYTLRSSDQPADEGVLPTAAEQQQYGIRVIKLPDTIHNDMDNSGNTRQRQEIIAYLLDFLTH
- a CDS encoding aldehyde dehydrogenase; protein product: METTTSSVISPVSDLRRFFESGATLSYSFRLRQLVAFRTALEAHEEDIYNALYHDLRKSKTEAFLTEFGLLLSETKTAIKRLRSWMRPERVITNLLNIPSASRLHPHPKGVVLIIGAWNYPLLLGLVPVVGAIAGGNCVVIKPSEHAAATAAVIGSIFKNSFPENYIRVVQGEGAGVVPDLMNAIRFDHVFYTGSGTVGRSVYELAAQKLVPVTLELGGKSPAIVEKDAALAVSARRIIFGKFINAGQTCVAPDYLLVHADIHDRFLEVLKESITAFFGTEVQSSPDYGRIINRRRFDALITLLENSAGRVVTGGTYDAADRFIAPTILKDITATDALMQEELFGPLLPVLSFRTREEAAAIVEQHKNPLAFYLFTTSKRTEREWLDRTAFGNGCVNNTIQHLANAHLPFGGVGQSGIGAYRGIHSFKLFTHARAVMKTPVWFDPPVKYPPYGDKLKWLKRIF
- a CDS encoding Gfo/Idh/MocA family protein; its protein translation is MSKRFSRRDFLKQSSVAMAGYSIGAAAFTPGLNKEVVRVGLIGVGQRGLGLAGTLKKIKTVQLVACCDIDEAHLQAGMKLAAAGARSYKDYKALLADKNVEAVIIATPLYLHHSMAMDAISANKHTYVEKTMTYNIGQALSLARAMKQHPKLVLQVGHQYRYYEMYPKIKKLLAEDMIGTVTHFESQYNRNNNWRRPVDGGRTEKTVNWRMYKEYSGGLLAELAAHQIDLVNWLAGAPPESVVAMGGINFWKDGRTTYDNIHAVYAYPGGVRSLVGSVLSNEFVGYRMRIFGSKGTFELGRDYAMFYTENRVKTYATVDGVTGATKEALEQGKGIYVYKDEKKTEPTFFALSGFADSIINGTPVASSVLTGKDVAIAVHMGNAAAETGQVQRWQPDYSAI
- a CDS encoding DUF2945 domain-containing protein yields the protein MATLFKVGDTVSWNSEAGRVSGTIIKVHKKDFDYKGYTHHASETDPQYEIKSDKTDHIAAHKGSALTKLGTGKK
- a CDS encoding TetR/AcrR family transcriptional regulator, with the translated sequence MTKKEALRQKIGAAAIQCFTKYGLEKTTLDDIAKVIGLNKASLYYYYKNKEDLFVETAIAEGKKYIGTLQQKTAQKKGVEAKIWFYLDSRFKYYINVLNVGKISPGTLNKVLPRFFELYEDFRKQEQAFLAEILKEAMHEGVVEKGNASKIASLLIDISDALKHSVEQRSILKGSTEVDYTHSLQDMKFLVSLIFHKPKAG
- a CDS encoding DUF488 family protein; the protein is MHTLYTIGHSTHSMEDFIGMLASFSIRMLADIRRFPGSRKFPRFGSEVLATALKDKGIGYVHLEELGGRRAVQPHSRNDRWRNAAFRGYADYMETPSFEKGIEKLEALAVKQPTACMCSEAVWWRCHRSMVSDYLKAKGWEVLHIMAPGKATEHPYTQPARVEGDKVVYFDAGLFDR